In Phenylobacterium zucineum HLK1, one DNA window encodes the following:
- a CDS encoding pepsin/retropepsin-like aspartic protease family protein, translating to MARARLTLLPVLAALAVPAALPAPARAGEVACAFQGGVVVVPAQVAGIAGDYILDTGAPRTLLHDTKARAEGIEAEALMGEVRLAGLALAARPVGVADLDVRGWNLPTPIAGLVGADVLKDFVVDVAFAPCRVGIWRRGAAPPFRAARSLPLAWDAGRPAVRAWVGDEARTLEGLFVVSTGANTAVRLAEDLAAAPGAPAGEIGPDGRWLARLAELGFAGRTLRDAGAGLTPPEGEAAGVIGGPALAGPALRFDFPAGRLRVAPAPR from the coding sequence GTGGCGCGGGCGCGACTCACCCTCCTTCCGGTCCTGGCGGCGCTGGCCGTCCCGGCCGCCCTCCCCGCGCCGGCGCGCGCGGGCGAGGTCGCCTGCGCCTTCCAGGGCGGGGTGGTGGTGGTCCCGGCCCAGGTCGCCGGGATCGCCGGGGACTACATCCTGGACACCGGCGCCCCGCGCACCCTGCTGCACGACACCAAGGCCCGGGCCGAGGGGATCGAGGCCGAGGCGCTGATGGGCGAGGTGCGGCTGGCCGGGCTCGCCCTCGCCGCCCGCCCCGTCGGGGTGGCCGACCTCGACGTGCGCGGCTGGAACCTGCCCACCCCGATCGCGGGGCTGGTCGGCGCCGACGTGCTGAAGGACTTCGTGGTCGACGTGGCCTTCGCCCCCTGCCGGGTGGGGATCTGGCGCCGGGGCGCGGCCCCGCCGTTCCGCGCCGCCCGCAGCCTGCCGCTGGCGTGGGACGCCGGCCGGCCCGCCGTGCGCGCCTGGGTCGGCGACGAGGCGCGGACGCTGGAAGGACTGTTCGTCGTCTCCACCGGAGCGAACACCGCCGTGCGGCTGGCCGAGGATCTGGCCGCCGCGCCCGGCGCGCCTGCCGGAGAGATCGGTCCCGACGGCCGCTGGCTGGCGCGCCTGGCCGAACTGGGCTTCGCCGGCCGCACGCTGCGCGATGCGGGCGCGGGCCTCACGCCCCCCGAGGGGGAGGCGGCGGGCGTCATCGGCGGGCCGGCCCTGGCGGGGCCCGCCTTGCGCTTCGATTTCCCCGCCGGGCGGCTGCGGGTGGCCCCCGCACCGCGCTAG
- a CDS encoding DUF1285 domain-containing protein, producing MTGKTNLDDLARAASPKRGLPPVHLWKPERSGTIDIVIRKDGSWVHEGGVIGREALVRLFSTILRKDPDGTWLVTPVEKLRITVEDAPFTAVRVDRAGEALRFTTNVGDEVEAGLDHPIRIETGADGEPRPYVHVRGGLEALITRPVFYELAEMAQERGGELGVVSNGAWFGLGPA from the coding sequence GTGACTGGCAAGACCAACCTGGACGACCTGGCGCGGGCGGCGAGCCCCAAGCGCGGCCTGCCGCCTGTGCACCTGTGGAAGCCCGAGCGGTCGGGGACCATCGACATCGTCATCCGCAAGGACGGGAGCTGGGTGCACGAGGGCGGCGTCATCGGGCGCGAGGCGCTGGTGCGGCTGTTCTCGACCATCCTGCGCAAGGACCCCGACGGTACCTGGCTGGTCACGCCGGTCGAGAAGCTGCGGATCACGGTGGAGGACGCGCCCTTCACGGCGGTGCGCGTCGACCGGGCCGGCGAGGCGCTGCGCTTTACGACCAACGTCGGCGACGAGGTCGAGGCGGGGCTGGACCATCCGATCCGGATCGAGACCGGGGCGGATGGCGAGCCGCGGCCCTATGTCCACGTGCGCGGCGGGCTGGAGGCCCTGATCACCCGTCCGGTGTTCTACGAGCTGGCCGAGATGGCGCAGGAACGGGGCGGGGAACTGGGCGTCGTCTCCAACGGCGCCTGGTTCGGGCTGGGCCCGGCATGA
- a CDS encoding GMP synthase has protein sequence MRPDRRRIGILKTGRPPKPAIERFGTYPEMFMRLLGADAYDWRTYAADEGEWPQSPEACEAYIVTGSACGVYDPEPWVGELMDFLRAARGRAKLVGVCFGHQAMAQAFGGEVVKSDKGWAIGAHDYQVISREAWMTPGADAVRLPASHQDQVVKAPPGAEVIAASDFTPFGALAWRDQPAISIQLHPEFEPDYAVALIEARRGRVYPDVQADAAIASYGGPDDLTHRDRARVGGWIRNFLDGRGVHAG, from the coding sequence TTGAGGCCGGACCGCCGGAGGATCGGAATCCTCAAGACCGGCCGGCCGCCGAAGCCGGCGATCGAGCGGTTCGGGACCTATCCCGAGATGTTCATGCGCCTGCTGGGCGCCGACGCCTACGACTGGCGCACCTACGCGGCGGACGAGGGCGAGTGGCCGCAGAGCCCGGAGGCGTGCGAGGCCTACATCGTCACCGGCTCGGCCTGCGGGGTCTACGATCCCGAGCCGTGGGTCGGCGAGCTGATGGACTTCCTGCGGGCCGCCAGGGGGCGGGCCAAGCTGGTCGGGGTCTGCTTCGGCCACCAGGCCATGGCCCAGGCGTTCGGCGGCGAGGTGGTCAAGTCGGACAAGGGCTGGGCCATCGGCGCGCACGACTACCAGGTGATCTCGCGCGAGGCGTGGATGACGCCGGGCGCGGACGCGGTCCGCCTGCCGGCCTCGCACCAGGACCAGGTGGTGAAGGCCCCGCCGGGCGCCGAGGTGATCGCCGCCAGCGACTTCACGCCGTTCGGCGCGCTGGCCTGGCGGGACCAGCCGGCGATCTCGATCCAGTTGCATCCCGAGTTCGAGCCGGACTATGCCGTCGCCCTGATCGAGGCCCGGCGCGGGCGGGTCTATCCCGACGTCCAGGCCGACGCCGCGATCGCCAGCTACGGCGGCCCGGACGACCTCACTCATCGGGACCGGGCCCGCGTCGGGGGCTGGATCCGCAACTTCCTGGACGGGCGAGGGGTTCACGCCGGATGA
- a CDS encoding dienelactone hydrolase family protein has product MGETITLQSRFDGFELSAYHAAPQDARRGGLLLIQEIFGVTDHIRELADGFAADGYEVIAPSFYDRLERDFQADYSQPSIQKGVQYSTATPWDQVAGDAQAAIEALRPPVFVTGYCWGGAATWLVACRCEGVAAAACFYGRRISELVDETPRCPTILHFGKTDASIPMEKVDEIREKHPDLPVYLYDAGHGFVSDRRSDYHADSARLARLRTLQLFARAGGGKAEA; this is encoded by the coding sequence ATGGGCGAGACGATCACCCTGCAGAGCCGCTTCGACGGCTTCGAGCTGTCCGCCTACCACGCCGCGCCTCAGGACGCCCGGCGCGGGGGCCTGCTGCTGATCCAGGAGATCTTCGGCGTCACCGACCACATCCGCGAGCTGGCCGACGGCTTCGCCGCCGACGGCTATGAGGTGATCGCCCCGTCGTTCTACGACCGGCTCGAGCGGGACTTCCAGGCCGACTACAGCCAGCCGTCCATCCAGAAGGGCGTGCAATACTCCACCGCCACGCCGTGGGACCAGGTGGCCGGCGACGCCCAGGCCGCCATCGAGGCCCTGCGTCCGCCGGTGTTCGTGACCGGCTACTGCTGGGGCGGCGCGGCGACCTGGCTGGTCGCCTGCCGCTGCGAGGGCGTGGCCGCCGCCGCCTGCTTCTACGGCCGGCGGATCAGCGAACTCGTGGACGAGACCCCGCGCTGCCCCACCATCCTGCACTTCGGCAAGACGGACGCCTCGATCCCGATGGAGAAGGTGGACGAGATCCGCGAGAAGCATCCCGACCTGCCGGTCTATCTCTACGACGCCGGCCACGGCTTCGTGTCGGACCGCCGCTCCGACTACCACGCGGACTCGGCGCGCCTGGCGCGCCTGCGCACCCTGCAGCTCTTCGCCCGCGCGGGCGGCGGCAAGGCCGAGGCGTAG
- the hemF gene encoding oxygen-dependent coproporphyrinogen oxidase, translating into MSEPAPTLPPEILARRDRAKAWFEDLQARICAELERLEDEAPPELYPDAPGRFEMRPWTRETGVGGGTGGHLKGRLFEKAGVHTSAATARFSPEMAAQMPGADKDPSYVSASISLIVHPVSPRVPTVHMNTRFLSTAESWFGGGADLTPMLDEQRSQDADDAKLFHAAMKAACDPFDPEWHPRYKAWCDEYFFLPHRGEPRGIGGIFYDRHNTGDFETDFAFTRAVGEAFLDVYPKIVRHRMSEPWTDADRAEQLVRRGRYVEFNLLYDRGTMFGLKAGGNIETILSSMPPLVAWP; encoded by the coding sequence ATGTCCGAGCCCGCCCCCACCCTGCCGCCCGAGATCCTCGCCCGCCGCGACCGCGCCAAGGCCTGGTTCGAGGATCTGCAGGCCCGCATCTGCGCCGAGCTGGAGCGGCTCGAGGACGAGGCCCCGCCCGAGCTCTACCCGGACGCCCCGGGCCGCTTCGAGATGCGCCCCTGGACGCGGGAGACCGGCGTCGGCGGCGGGACCGGCGGCCACCTCAAGGGCCGGCTGTTCGAGAAGGCCGGCGTCCACACCTCGGCCGCCACCGCGCGCTTCTCGCCCGAGATGGCCGCCCAGATGCCGGGCGCGGACAAGGACCCGTCCTACGTCTCGGCCTCGATCAGCCTGATCGTCCATCCGGTAAGCCCGCGGGTGCCCACCGTGCACATGAACACCCGCTTCCTCTCCACGGCCGAGAGCTGGTTCGGCGGCGGCGCCGACCTCACCCCCATGCTGGACGAGCAGCGCAGCCAGGACGCCGACGACGCGAAGCTCTTCCACGCCGCCATGAAGGCCGCCTGCGATCCCTTCGATCCCGAGTGGCACCCCCGCTACAAGGCCTGGTGCGACGAGTACTTCTTCCTGCCGCACCGGGGCGAGCCGCGCGGCATCGGCGGCATCTTCTACGACCGCCACAACACTGGCGACTTCGAGACCGACTTCGCCTTCACCCGCGCCGTCGGCGAGGCGTTCCTGGACGTCTATCCGAAGATCGTCCGCCACCGGATGAGCGAGCCTTGGACCGACGCCGACCGCGCCGAGCAGCTCGTCCGCCGCGGCCGCTACGTCGAGTTCAACCTGCTCTACGACCGCGGCACCATGTTCGGCCTCAAGGCGGGCGGCAACATCGAGACCATCCTCTCGTCCATGCCCCCCCTGGTCGCCTGGCCGTAG
- the petA gene encoding ubiquinol-cytochrome c reductase iron-sulfur subunit has protein sequence MADTVVGENPDPHASGASSSEGDPNRRDFIHIAAGAAAVGAVAALAWPMIDQMNPSGDTLALASIEFDLSKVAEGQQVVVKWRGKPLFIRNRTPQQIAAAIKDDGAPMPDPQPDEARHKPGKPEWLVLVGTCTHLGCVPTFGGGDYGGWFCPCHGSHYDVSGRIRKGPAPKNLEVPTWDFVSDTKIKIG, from the coding sequence GTGGCCGACACCGTCGTGGGCGAAAATCCCGATCCGCACGCCTCGGGCGCGTCTTCTTCGGAGGGCGACCCGAACCGGCGCGACTTCATCCACATCGCGGCCGGCGCGGCCGCGGTGGGCGCGGTGGCCGCGCTCGCCTGGCCGATGATCGACCAGATGAACCCCTCGGGCGACACCCTCGCCCTGGCCTCGATCGAGTTCGACCTGAGCAAGGTCGCCGAGGGCCAGCAGGTGGTCGTGAAGTGGCGCGGCAAGCCGCTGTTCATCCGCAACCGCACGCCCCAGCAGATCGCCGCGGCGATCAAGGACGACGGCGCGCCGATGCCCGACCCGCAGCCCGACGAGGCGCGGCACAAGCCCGGCAAGCCCGAGTGGCTGGTGCTGGTCGGCACCTGCACGCACCTGGGCTGCGTGCCCACCTTCGGCGGCGGCGACTACGGCGGCTGGTTCTGCCCGTGCCACGGTTCGCACTACGACGTGTCGGGCCGGATCCGTAAGGGCCCCGCGCCGAAGAACCTCGAGGTCCCGACCTGGGACTTCGTCTCCGACACCAAGATCAAGATCGGCTAA
- a CDS encoding CCA tRNA nucleotidyltransferase: MSDTLGQPAWMTAPEAVAVMDALEAAGGADCARFVGGCVRNTLIGAPVDDVDIATRLTPDEVTAALQAAKIRPVPTGIDHGTVTAVANHRPYEITTLRRDVSTDGRRATVAFTDDWMEDADRRDFTLNSLYARRDGTIFDPTGHGVADAKAGRIVFMGEPAQRLAEDYLRILRFFRFYAWYGKGEPDAAAVAACAAAKDNIQSLAAERISKELLKLLAADDPRAAVRLMDGAGVLPLILGTAPDLERFEGLVAIESEQLFETEAVLRLAALLPADQLAAAKLAERLRLSNADRDRIVAALATSPALKSWMSPREIRRAVYREGQAAFRDRAKLAWARAPESAAASQWRGMIALAEGWSPPAFPLTGDDVMKAGAPKGPMVGQVLREVEDWWIDHDFLDDKLSAIEKLKAVVQGMAY; encoded by the coding sequence ATGAGCGATACTCTGGGACAGCCGGCGTGGATGACCGCGCCCGAGGCCGTGGCGGTGATGGACGCCCTCGAGGCGGCGGGCGGGGCCGACTGCGCCCGCTTCGTCGGCGGCTGCGTGCGCAACACGCTGATCGGCGCGCCGGTGGACGACGTGGACATCGCCACGCGGCTGACGCCCGATGAGGTCACGGCGGCGCTGCAGGCCGCGAAGATCCGACCCGTGCCCACCGGGATCGACCACGGGACGGTCACGGCGGTGGCCAATCACCGGCCCTACGAGATCACCACCCTGCGCCGGGACGTCAGCACCGACGGGCGACGCGCCACCGTGGCCTTCACCGACGACTGGATGGAGGACGCCGACCGGCGGGACTTCACCCTCAACTCGCTCTACGCCCGCCGCGACGGGACCATCTTCGACCCCACCGGCCACGGCGTCGCCGACGCGAAGGCGGGGCGGATCGTCTTCATGGGCGAGCCCGCCCAGCGGCTGGCCGAGGACTACCTGCGCATCCTGCGCTTCTTCCGCTTCTACGCCTGGTACGGGAAGGGCGAGCCCGACGCGGCGGCGGTGGCCGCCTGCGCGGCGGCGAAGGACAACATCCAGAGCCTGGCGGCCGAGCGGATCTCGAAGGAGCTGCTGAAGCTGCTGGCCGCCGACGACCCGCGCGCCGCCGTGCGGCTGATGGATGGGGCGGGCGTGCTGCCGCTGATCCTGGGGACGGCGCCGGACCTGGAACGCTTCGAGGGTCTGGTCGCCATCGAGAGCGAGCAGCTGTTCGAGACCGAGGCGGTGCTGCGGCTGGCCGCCCTGCTGCCCGCCGACCAGCTGGCCGCGGCCAAGCTCGCCGAGCGGCTGCGGCTGTCGAACGCCGACCGCGATCGGATCGTGGCGGCCCTGGCGACCTCGCCGGCGCTGAAGAGCTGGATGAGCCCGCGCGAGATCCGCCGGGCGGTCTACCGCGAGGGCCAGGCGGCGTTCCGCGACCGGGCCAAGCTCGCCTGGGCGCGGGCGCCAGAGAGCGCGGCGGCGTCCCAGTGGCGCGGCATGATCGCCCTGGCCGAGGGCTGGAGCCCGCCGGCCTTCCCGCTGACCGGCGACGACGTGATGAAGGCCGGCGCGCCGAAGGGGCCGATGGTGGGCCAGGTGCTGCGCGAGGTGGAGGACTGGTGGATCGACCACGACTTCCTCGACGACAAGCTCAGCGCCATCGAGAAGCTGAAGGCCGTGGTGCAGGGGATGGCGTATTGA
- a CDS encoding NUDIX hydrolase translates to MNALSPPSDRLRSWIADHLDPLDDGAGVAGVRPRSDYDLTPGGWSAAPDEPLKPAAVLIGLVEREEGYSVLLTRRSDTLRRHTGQVALPGGRQDPGETPWQTALRESHEEIGLERHFVSLAGLSTPYQTGTGYLITPVVGFVTPGFSLVPNPHEVADIFETPFGFLMDPKNYEEHERELPNGERRRFYAMTHAERLIWGATAGILRALYDRLYGAAVA, encoded by the coding sequence ATGAACGCCCTGTCCCCGCCCAGCGACAGGCTGCGAAGCTGGATCGCCGACCACCTGGACCCGCTGGACGACGGCGCGGGCGTGGCCGGCGTCCGGCCCCGGTCGGACTACGACCTCACGCCCGGCGGCTGGTCGGCCGCGCCCGACGAGCCCCTGAAGCCGGCGGCCGTGCTGATCGGCCTCGTCGAACGGGAGGAGGGCTACAGCGTCCTGCTCACCCGCCGCTCGGACACCCTGCGCCGGCACACCGGCCAGGTGGCGCTTCCCGGCGGGCGGCAGGATCCCGGCGAGACGCCCTGGCAGACCGCGCTGCGCGAGAGCCACGAGGAGATCGGGCTGGAGCGCCACTTCGTCTCGCTGGCGGGACTGTCCACGCCCTACCAGACCGGCACCGGCTACCTGATCACCCCGGTGGTGGGTTTCGTGACGCCGGGCTTCAGCCTGGTCCCCAACCCGCATGAGGTGGCCGACATCTTCGAGACCCCCTTCGGCTTCCTGATGGACCCGAAGAACTACGAGGAGCACGAGCGCGAGCTGCCGAACGGCGAGCGGCGCAGATTCTACGCCATGACCCATGCCGAACGGCTGATCTGGGGCGCCACCGCGGGCATCCTGCGGGCGCTGTACGACCGGCTGTATGGGGCCGCCGTTGCTTAG
- a CDS encoding cytochrome b — MSGHSTYEPKTGFERWMDMRLPVIRLAYDSVVAFPTPKNLNYWWTFGGILALMLGVQIVTGIVLVMHYVPHVDHAFASVERIMRDVNYGWLIRYMHANGASMFFVAVYIHILRNLYYGSYKAPREVLWIIGCLIYLVMMATAFMGYVLPWGQMSFHGAVVITNLLGALPIVGESITTWLWGGFAVDNPTLNRFFSLHYLLPFVLAGLVGLHIWALHVPGNNNPLGVNVKSSEDTVPFHPYYTVKDGFAISIFLILFASFVFYNPNILGHADNYIPANPLVTPAHIVPEWYFLPFYAILRAIPDKLGGVLAMFGAIGVLFVLPWLDTSKVRSMRYRPTARLYFLIFVLACIVLGLCGAKLPDDPVIPGVGGGFQLLDANINSYVWLSRVATAYYFAYFLLVLPILGLTEKPLPVPESISAPVLSHPATTPAGAVASPEKRG; from the coding sequence ATGAGCGGACATTCGACTTACGAGCCGAAGACCGGCTTCGAGCGCTGGATGGACATGCGCCTGCCGGTCATCCGGCTGGCCTATGACAGCGTGGTCGCCTTCCCGACCCCGAAGAACCTGAACTACTGGTGGACCTTCGGCGGCATCCTGGCGCTGATGCTGGGCGTCCAGATCGTCACCGGCATCGTGCTGGTGATGCATTACGTGCCCCACGTGGACCACGCCTTCGCGTCGGTCGAGCGCATCATGCGGGACGTCAACTACGGTTGGCTGATCCGCTACATGCACGCCAACGGCGCCTCGATGTTCTTCGTGGCCGTCTACATCCACATCCTGCGCAACCTCTACTACGGCTCGTACAAGGCCCCGCGCGAGGTGCTGTGGATCATCGGCTGCCTGATCTACCTCGTCATGATGGCCACCGCCTTCATGGGCTACGTGCTGCCCTGGGGCCAGATGAGCTTCCACGGCGCCGTCGTGATCACCAACCTGCTGGGCGCCCTGCCGATCGTCGGCGAGAGCATCACCACCTGGCTGTGGGGCGGCTTCGCCGTCGACAACCCGACGCTGAACCGCTTCTTCTCGCTGCACTATCTGCTGCCGTTCGTGCTCGCTGGCCTCGTCGGCCTGCACATCTGGGCGCTGCACGTGCCGGGGAACAACAACCCGCTCGGCGTGAACGTGAAGTCCAGCGAGGACACCGTTCCCTTCCATCCGTACTATACGGTGAAGGACGGCTTCGCGATCAGCATCTTCCTGATCCTGTTCGCCAGCTTCGTGTTCTACAACCCGAACATCCTGGGCCACGCCGACAACTACATCCCGGCCAACCCGCTGGTGACGCCGGCCCACATCGTCCCCGAATGGTACTTCCTGCCGTTCTACGCGATCCTGCGGGCCATCCCGGACAAGCTGGGCGGCGTGCTGGCCATGTTCGGCGCGATCGGCGTGCTGTTCGTGCTGCCCTGGCTCGACACGTCCAAGGTGCGCTCGATGCGCTACCGGCCGACGGCGCGGCTGTACTTCCTGATCTTCGTGCTGGCCTGCATCGTGCTGGGCCTGTGCGGCGCGAAGCTCCCCGACGATCCGGTGATCCCGGGCGTGGGCGGCGGCTTCCAGCTGCTGGACGCGAACATCAACAGCTACGTCTGGCTGAGCCGCGTCGCGACCGCCTACTACTTCGCCTACTTCCTGCTCGTGCTGCCGATCCTCGGCCTGACCGAGAAGCCGCTTCCGGTGCCGGAGTCGATCTCCGCGCCTGTCCTGTCGCATCCCGCCACCACGCCCGCGGGCGCCGTGGCGTCGCCTGAAAAGAGGGGTTGA
- a CDS encoding dienelactone hydrolase family protein: protein MAETITIAGADGFEFSAYHEPAFTPRKGGVIVLQEIFGIDRHVRADVGRWAKMGYEAIAPALFDRRQRDFHAEHDDAGIQAGLAHARATPLDQALSDIAACRDFLAQHGGKVCVVGYCYGGSLAWLAAARVEGIAAASSYYGSLVKQFAAEPLKCPVVVHLGRTDPGIDADEVEAAVRAHHPKTPVHIYEAAGHGFNNQSPERYNAEAADLARHRTLELFDRACRGA, encoded by the coding sequence ATGGCCGAGACGATCACCATCGCCGGGGCGGACGGCTTCGAGTTCTCCGCCTACCACGAGCCGGCGTTCACGCCCCGCAAGGGCGGGGTGATCGTGCTCCAGGAGATCTTCGGCATCGACCGGCACGTCCGCGCCGACGTCGGCCGCTGGGCCAAGATGGGTTACGAGGCGATCGCGCCGGCCCTGTTCGACCGCCGCCAGCGCGACTTCCACGCCGAGCATGACGATGCGGGCATCCAGGCGGGCCTCGCCCACGCCCGCGCCACGCCGCTGGACCAGGCGCTGTCCGACATCGCCGCCTGCCGCGATTTCCTCGCCCAGCATGGCGGCAAGGTCTGCGTGGTGGGCTACTGCTACGGCGGCTCGCTGGCCTGGCTCGCCGCGGCGCGGGTCGAGGGGATCGCCGCCGCGTCCAGCTACTATGGGAGCCTCGTCAAGCAGTTCGCCGCCGAGCCGCTGAAGTGCCCCGTGGTCGTCCACCTCGGCCGCACCGATCCCGGCATCGACGCCGACGAGGTCGAGGCCGCGGTCCGCGCGCACCATCCGAAGACCCCGGTCCACATCTACGAAGCCGCCGGCCACGGCTTCAACAACCAGAGCCCCGAGCGGTACAACGCCGAGGCCGCAGACCTCGCCCGCCACCGCACCCTCGAACTCTTCGACCGGGCCTGCAGGGGGGCCTGA
- a CDS encoding CPBP family intramembrane glutamic endopeptidase gives MTISLPRGRGAALVAAYAALWAAATAYLAVKGADWTFPLISMGVFGLGLTGLAVLLTRKARPPAAPVPRPKLELGALLAFLALYAVGFLGWGMGAARAALPPGQGQELLVLALKLAVHVGIPVLLLLALRAPVRPLFSAHAGRPGFWPPLVVLGLILLALLAVVSPSLRNIAALQPSAALLAWAAPATFLWLALEAGLSEEFLFRAVLQTRLAAFLKSEAGAVVVGSVLFALAHAPGLFLRGEPGVDGWSTDPLQVVAFTIATLSPISLLFGTLWARTRSLLLVVLLHASVDVLPNMPEFIETWAR, from the coding sequence ATGACCATCTCGCTTCCGCGCGGCCGCGGCGCCGCGCTCGTCGCCGCCTACGCCGCCCTCTGGGCCGCGGCCACCGCCTATCTGGCCGTGAAGGGCGCTGACTGGACCTTTCCGCTGATCTCCATGGGCGTGTTCGGCCTGGGGCTGACGGGCCTGGCGGTGCTGCTGACCCGCAAGGCGCGGCCGCCGGCCGCGCCGGTCCCGCGGCCGAAGCTCGAGCTGGGCGCGCTGCTGGCGTTCCTGGCGCTCTACGCCGTCGGCTTCCTCGGCTGGGGCATGGGCGCGGCCCGCGCGGCCCTGCCGCCCGGCCAGGGGCAGGAGCTGCTGGTCCTGGCCTTGAAGCTGGCGGTCCACGTGGGGATCCCAGTGCTGCTGCTCCTGGCGCTGCGGGCGCCGGTGCGGCCGCTGTTCAGCGCCCATGCGGGCCGGCCGGGCTTCTGGCCGCCGCTGGTGGTGCTGGGCCTGATCCTCCTGGCGCTGCTCGCGGTCGTCAGCCCGTCGCTGCGCAACATCGCCGCCCTGCAGCCCTCGGCGGCGCTGCTGGCCTGGGCTGCGCCGGCGACCTTCCTCTGGCTCGCCCTGGAGGCGGGGCTCAGCGAGGAGTTCCTGTTCCGGGCGGTGCTGCAGACGCGGCTGGCGGCCTTCCTGAAGAGCGAGGCCGGCGCGGTGGTCGTGGGCTCGGTGCTGTTCGCCCTGGCGCACGCCCCCGGCCTGTTCCTGCGCGGGGAGCCCGGCGTGGACGGCTGGTCCACAGACCCCCTGCAGGTGGTCGCCTTCACGATCGCCACGCTGTCGCCGATCTCCCTGCTGTTCGGGACCCTGTGGGCGCGCACCCGCAGCCTCCTGCTGGTCGTGCTGCTGCACGCCAGCGTGGACGTGCTGCCGAACATGCCGGAATTCATCGAGACGTGGGCTCGCTAG
- a CDS encoding cytochrome c1 codes for MLRKGIALAALGLAFLAGPALSATHPKEPRDVSWGFEGPFGKFDQAQLQRGYKVYREVCSACHSMDLVYFRTLAEKGGPFYDPKYPNPNDNPYVKALAADVQVNDIDSETGDVIQRPATTADRFPAPFPNEAAARASNGGAYPPDLSVITKARSGGPAYIYSLLTGYVNPPAGLTVPAGAYYNPYFPGDLTAYWSGDAHHVPPGGTLAMPPQLAPDKVTFDDGTKSTIDQQAKDVTAFLTWAAEPKMIERKQFGFGAMIYLLLFSVLLWFSYRRIWRNVAH; via the coding sequence ATGCTGCGCAAAGGTATCGCGCTCGCGGCGCTGGGGCTCGCCTTCCTCGCAGGCCCGGCCCTGTCGGCTACGCACCCGAAGGAGCCCAGGGACGTGTCCTGGGGCTTCGAGGGACCGTTCGGCAAGTTCGACCAGGCCCAGCTGCAACGGGGCTACAAGGTCTACCGGGAGGTCTGCTCGGCCTGCCACTCCATGGACCTAGTCTACTTCCGGACCCTGGCCGAGAAGGGCGGGCCGTTCTACGACCCGAAGTACCCGAACCCGAACGACAACCCGTACGTGAAGGCGCTGGCCGCCGACGTGCAGGTCAACGACATCGATTCCGAGACGGGCGATGTGATCCAGCGTCCGGCCACCACGGCCGACCGGTTCCCCGCGCCGTTCCCGAACGAGGCCGCTGCGCGCGCCTCGAACGGCGGCGCCTATCCGCCGGACCTGTCGGTGATCACCAAGGCCCGTTCGGGCGGCCCGGCGTACATCTACTCGCTGCTGACCGGCTACGTGAACCCGCCCGCGGGCCTTACGGTGCCGGCGGGCGCCTACTACAACCCCTACTTCCCGGGCGACCTGACGGCCTACTGGAGCGGCGACGCCCACCACGTGCCGCCGGGCGGCACCCTGGCGATGCCGCCGCAGCTGGCGCCCGACAAGGTGACCTTCGACGACGGCACCAAGTCGACCATCGACCAGCAGGCCAAGGACGTCACCGCGTTCCTGACCTGGGCCGCCGAGCCCAAGATGATCGAGCGCAAGCAGTTCGGCTTCGGCGCGATGATCTACCTGCTGCTGTTCTCGGTGCTGCTGTGGTTCAGCTACCGCCGCATCTGGCGCAACGTCGCCCACTAG
- a CDS encoding tRNA (cytidine(34)-2'-O)-methyltransferase: protein MRLALFQPDIPQNLGAAVRLAACLGVPLDVIEPCGFPLSDRAVARAAMDYAARADVVRHAGWGDFRAASQGRLVLFTTRAAQPFQDFDFRPGDVLLFGRESAGVPDEVHAAADARLFIPLVAGARSLNVVTAAAMALSEALRQTGGFPTPAAAE, encoded by the coding sequence ATGCGTTTGGCCCTTTTTCAACCGGACATTCCGCAAAACCTCGGCGCGGCGGTGCGGCTGGCGGCCTGCCTGGGCGTCCCGCTGGACGTGATCGAGCCCTGCGGCTTCCCCCTGAGCGACCGCGCCGTCGCCCGCGCGGCGATGGATTACGCGGCCCGCGCCGACGTCGTCCGGCACGCCGGATGGGGCGACTTCCGGGCCGCGTCCCAGGGGCGGCTGGTGCTGTTCACCACCCGGGCCGCCCAGCCGTTCCAGGACTTCGACTTCCGGCCGGGCGACGTCCTGCTGTTCGGGCGCGAGAGCGCCGGCGTCCCAGACGAGGTGCACGCGGCCGCCGACGCGCGCCTCTTCATACCGCTGGTCGCCGGTGCAAGGTCGCTGAACGTCGTCACCGCCGCGGCCATGGCCCTTTCCGAAGCGCTCCGGCAGACCGGCGGCTTCCCAACCCCCGCCGCGGCGGAGTAG